From the Juglans microcarpa x Juglans regia isolate MS1-56 chromosome 7D, Jm3101_v1.0, whole genome shotgun sequence genome, the window GCGTGTCGAGAGTGGACTCACTATCCAATTTTCAGACGGCGCGTGGGAGAGCGTGTGGCGTCCGTCCGGCCTCTGGTTTTCACCgcttttcttgtctcgatgagacgaacacagtggtatgctcaaatttgaaaactgagctacacactaaaatcgagttttctgtaaaaaaaaactcttcccaacaatcgctctgataccacttgttggggtaatcaacacagcggaagggataaaagcggtaataaaagagtacactctacgcactcagtgacaccaagaatttaacgtggttcggcaactgcctacatccacagaaaagagcttcactattaaatagtggtacacaagaaaatattacagaggaggatcacactccactcaactcaactctcttcttttctctcagaactctccaggctctctttcttttctcttcttgggtgtgaattgaagctctcgcatggagcttcaatttataggcgaggattgtgtatgaatgcatttaattttgcattcattTGCTGGGCGTTGGGGCGTTGAGCGTTGGGGAGATGAGTGctgagcagtcaacaatgactgcttaGGGCATGGACTTCAACAATTCCGTGCGACGGTGGTTTCCGTTTTGGTCTAACGAGGTCGACGGCACTACAGGTAGCGGGGCTGAGCATGGGCTGGGCAAGGCTAGAAGTGGTTCTTGGTCTGCGGCGTGAGGTTTTCTTCATGCAGAAGATCTAGcgtataaacatatatatatatatatatatatatatataaataggtgGTAGAGAACACcctaaaaataaaaccctaggaAAAGAGACGTGCATGCATGGGAGTGGAGACGTGCGGGGCGGAGAGGAGGGAAAACGTGGAACTTAAAATATGAGAGTAGTTAAcctaataacaataaaatcttaaatagtaataataatcataatacgataataattctattaaaaatttacactttattaataatataaaaatttgataaaataataataataataataacaaatataataaatttatagctatatgaaaaaaatttacataaaacttatcttatatcctaatcttaggatcgggttgttacacaACAATACCCTACCAAACTTCAAAGTGACAAAAGCTAACATGGCAGAGTTCCCAGCTTTGAATGGCCAAAGCGTCTCCTTTGCCATTCTCAAATACCCTGCTGGTGGTCTTAACCCGCCTCACACCCACCCTCACTCTGCAGAACTTCTGTTTCTTGTGGAAGGAAGTCTTGAGGTTGGTTTCATAGATACTACCAACAAGCTTTACAATAAGACACTCCAAGTTGGGGACATGTTCATATTTCCCAAGGGACTTGTGCACTTCCAATACAATGCAGATGGCAATGCAACTGCCACAGCAATATCTGCTTTCGGTAGTGCAAATGCTGGAACTATTTTAATCCCTACTAATGTTTTCACCACTGGCATTGATGATACAATCCTTGCAAAGGCTTTCAAGACTGATGTTGCTACCATTCAGAATATCAAGTCCGGTCTTGCACCCAAGGCTTAGTATTCAAATGCAAAGCAACATGTTTTGATAtgaggaaagaaaataagacGATGTGGAGTATTAGACTATATCACACCAATGAAATATTGCATAATACTCCTGCAGTTTGAAGTGTGTTGTGTTTCAATTGCATGTATTGAATtagtttttcagaaattttcatataataattgCCTAATTAATGATCATGAGGTTCATGGTTTGGAAAGAACGATTTAGAAATGCAGTTGATTTGACAAACTTGTGTCACTGTTAATTATCCAAAGACACTTCACCAGTTTGTTTTGCTGCCTTCTCAAGTTGAACTGAAGCAACTTGAATGAACCGGTATGGCTTATTGTGCCTAAAAAtatgtcttttatttatttatttattatttatttttaaatgtattattcTCGGTCTTTGATCAATAGCAGGTATCAGTAGCTGTGGTATCTAATTAACTAAATACTAACTgaaggttaatttttttttttcaaatattctcaaaGTTATGtgaatatgtgtgtgtgtgtgtgtgtgtgtgtgtgttgtgtgtgtgtgtgtgtgtatatatatatatatatatgtatatatatatataatgtgaacTCATGGGAGTTAGTACTTTGGACAAGGATCTCGATTTTTGTTCGAATTTGATGGTTTCAAGTGAGAAAGATAAACATTAAGTGGCTCtagtacaatatttattaaacatttttcgGATCACAGATCCTCTCTGAACATAAAAGTACTTAAATTTCAAGTAAGTGAGAGATAGACACATAAGTGAGCTAGCTATACACAATCTATTGTCCATTTaatgtttgaaatatttacaCTTTAGCACTAAATAATATAGGCCCCatttaatatgtatatttatctCTTCCACTCAAGGGGACATTTGATTATATGTGATTATCTCTTTTACATTTGATTATACCCTTTATATAGTTAGAGTCAGCCAGAACTTGTA encodes:
- the LOC121239421 gene encoding germin-like protein 9-3; the protein is MASTLLENVLLSLLVVFAAFWVAKASDPNILSDFVVPPNSTNIDRNYFTFIGLRGVLFNNNTLPNFKVTKANMAEFPALNGQSVSFAILKYPAGGLNPPHTHPHSAELLFLVEGSLEVGFIDTTNKLYNKTLQVGDMFIFPKGLVHFQYNADGNATATAISAFGSANAGTILIPTNVFTTGIDDTILAKAFKTDVATIQNIKSGLAPKA